A region of the Chroicocephalus ridibundus chromosome 1, bChrRid1.1, whole genome shotgun sequence genome:
TATTCACACACaacatgctgtttttctgttaCCGGAATCTAACACTCATGAGTTACAGATCTTTGAGGTCTTTCTGGATGTTCCACAGTGTATCTGCACTCTTCTTCAGCTGAGCCACCTCATCATCCTTCAGCTTTTGGTTAATAACACTTGTCAATCCAGAGGAATTTAAGACAGCAGGAAGGCTCAAGAAGACATCATTCTCAACACCATACATGCCCTGCCACAAAGAAAAGAGATCAGACAAGAACCCATCACACCGgatctgcttttaatttctacAGCAGGAAGCCTTCTGAGAGCAGAGCTCAAGGCAATTATTTTGCAACATGCAGAAAGTTTTCAGTCACAATGtatttgagaaaatgaaaagtacAGAGCTGTTTTAGACCAAGTGGTTGGCAATACTGAGATGGagatttcaggggaaaaaaccctccaaacccCTCACTTATATATATAGCAAATAGTGCACAAAATTCAAAGCTCCCATTTTAAATTCAAAGTAGTATTTTACAAAGCTTCCTTTGTTCAGGACATTGCTACTTGAGACTAAATAGCTTTTCCGTAACAACAAAATGAACCAGAGCATCCAATTAGCCACCACTCCTTACCTTTACCAGTGTTGAGACTGAATGAACGCGGCACAAGTTCTTCAGCATGGTCTCACAGAGGTCAGCAACACTAAGGCCAATAGCCCAGTTTGTGTATCCCTTAAGTTTGATTACCTCATAGGCACTAAGGAAATATTGAAATACAGTTGTGTTAAGAAGTCTTCAAGATACTGTGAGAATGACAAGTCTTAGATGAGTGAGtgtttcccatttaaaaaaaatctgaaacaccTGTGACACATTGTAAGTTTAGTAATTAAAACATCAAAGAGAGTGACATATTTCAGTATTAAAGGATAAAGCACTAAGCCTACACCATACCATATGTAATAAAGAAGCCCTATACTAGTATGGTCCTTATTTCACAAGTGAGACAAGTGATTTAGCAACATGAATAGTTACCTCTAGACAAGTTTTACGAAATCAATGAACAAAGTTTTGCCCAAATCAACTCCACCACTCTGCTCACAGAAACATACCACCTTTTGTTGTGTCCTTTGAACAAAGTTAAGCATTTCAGCAGCTATTTGTGAGAAAACAAGTGCACAGGGCTCTAAGCACTGCAGCGGATATGTTATGGAATAGCTTGTCTCGCTGCAGGATCGTAAAGCTTACCAACTGAAATCCTGCGTTTCTGTGTTTAAACCAGCAGTTGCACTTACTCAGGCAGTCCTCTAAATAAAAGGGCATGAAAGCAGCAGTAGAACGGAGAGGCAGCGACAAGGAGGCAGACTAGCTTTTTTGGCCTCACAAATATCCACCTCATTCCTCAAGGCACTGTACCTTTCAACCACTTGCTTGTGGACTTCCTTCCAGTTCTCGCCATCTTTGTCAGTTCCCATGGCAGGATTCAGCTCCTGGAGAGAAACGCCTGCCACATTAACTCCGCTCCAAACAGCCACTGTAACAGAGAGAGGACTTAAGTTTCAGTAGCCATTAGCAGCTCCCCCTCCACTTTTCCTGTCTAAGATAATTGCATAGGAAACAATAATGTTTGGGACacattttaagttttcatttcacTACAGTGACTACAGCAGGTCTATGAAGATAATTATGGGACCAGAACATCTCTCTTattaagaaaggctgagggatttgggtctttttagtctggaaaaaaaagatgactgaggggggatcttatcaacgcttataaatacttaagggatgggtgtcaggaggatggggccaggctcttttcagtggtgcccagtgacaggacaggaggtaacagccacaaacttgaacatgggaagcTCCATCTAAACATGaaggaggaactttactttgagaATGACagagcattggaataggctgcccagagaggtggtggagtctctgtctctggagacattcaaaacccacctggacatgttcttgtgtaacctgctttaggtgaccctgcaggggggttggactagatggtctccaaaggtcccttccaacccttaccattctgtgatacagTTAGTTCTGAGAACTTGGGGGTTCAAATATGAGACTATTTTAGTACTGACATTTTAACAAATCAGTTGCAGCATATGAACAACAGAACTTTCAGTCCTTGAAAGGTGTAGACAGCTACTTTTGAAGTCAGAAACCTCCAAGTCTAGCAAAAAGGCACATCTTAGCTGTTCAGCCTTTTAACACTAACTGTACTCCAAAATTGCAGCAAGTATGCATTTGCTGTCCCACTACTTGGTAGTAGGGTTAGCCTTCAAGAATTCTACTCTTATTTCCCTGAATAACAGGATAGCAATATGCAAACTTAAGACTACCAGAAGAGGAATTTGCACGTCTCCCTTCATATTGGAAGCTTACGGGCAGACTCATTCTCTGTTCCTGTGAATTAACAAGGAAATTTCTCAGCTCCTTCAAAGCAAGAGCAGCTGTAACACCAAAGCAAGATGAGCTCTGCGTACGCTCATCCAAGCTCTGCCTCCACTACAGAGTAGGCCTGGCTTCCATAAACACTGTTGTTGATCAGACACTGTACTTTGATCAAACACAATGGGTCATTGAAAAGATGGCTCCCTTAAAAATACACATCACTAAAATATAGAGCAGTACCAATCTACACAGGTGTTCTGCTGCATCACATCAGACTGAACTAAGACAAATAAGCTTCTTTGATTTCACAGGGTTTTAAATCTATCTTCTCTTAAATAGCATGGACAAAAGTTACAAAATAAGTTAAGGGATAATTTTGTTAGCCTGAATCTGGATTGTTAGCTATTTTTACTACTTGCAACAAGCTCTGCCATTAACCTAACAAGAGCTAGTGTTGCTTTCAGCAGAGAACAGTGCTACAGACTATGTTATGACGCTCCAAAAACTGAGGATAAACAGAAGTATAAGCTGTTGTCTTTAGAACACAACTTAAGCTAACAAAATTGGCTTTTTCAGGCTTTAATCATACAGACACTTCTATTAAAAACGCATAGCTAGATTTCCTGGACTTGTCTCACCACTGACcttcataaaaatacagcaaagtgcTCACTACTCAAGGTCAAGCTGCATCTGCTCTTTCAGAATTTGGCAACACCGTTTAGGCCTCAACCTCTAACACAGTCCTGCTTATTCCCAAGGAGGTCAGAAGGGCTCCTTACCACTAGAATCACCATGTTCTCCCAAGATCCAGCCATGGCAGCTGGCTGGGTGGATACCAAGTCTCTCAGACATCAGATAGCGAAATCTTGCTGTGTCTAGATTGCAGCCACTTCCAATCACACGGTGTTTTGGCAGGCCACTCAGCTTCCATGTGACATAGGTTAATATATCCACTGAAAAGAAGAACATGCACAGTGAGTGACACAATTCACATACACCAGGAAGAATGCTCCAACAATTACTTTGCTGTAGGCAATCAGGAGGACTCCAAATACAGTTGGGCTCATTGGTCACAGTATTTTAGGTCTGACTATTTGGGGTCTGACTGCTGGAAATTTAGGACCCATCTAGCTAAAACTGATGAGGGTCTTTGGAGATTAGCATCCTGCTAGCTAAAGTTGGAGGCACTTTTTTGTCACAGCTAAATCCCTAGTGCATCCAGAATTGGGACTGAACTCTCCATATGGCTAAGACATTCAAGCAATTTCCTGAAGTAATGTTACCTTCTACTTTATCATCACAATAAGAGGTGAAGCAAATGGAAATGAAACATGTTTGAAATTCACATACTCTGTTTCTAGTTGGTAACTATTTCAGGTTCATTTCTTAAACAGATTTGTGCATTAAGCAGTTTTTTTGCACCGTCTCCGTAGCATGAAAAGCCAGATGAGCTCCATGCTTCTGTGCTTTCACTACAGGTGGctctaaaaatacagttttagaaaaaatacaaacctaGGTTGGGGCAGACAGAGAAGGCTgtgagcagggaggaaaaaaaaagtctaacatGTAGCTCAACGTAACAATAATAAACACACCACAATAATTATGGCTCCAGCACTCCCAGAAGCCAGCCAATTCTCAGAAGGGAATGTATTTGTGTACACATATATAACACCTTGCTGTTGCAAGTAACATGCTCacaggcatagtttccctgcagCTTCAGTCGAGGCAGTTCCTGCCAGGATCACAGTAGTTTGTACAGACTACAGAGTACCTCTCTACTGAACACCTAAATTTGGTCTGGACCGTCTGGCTTTCAAGTTAAGTGCCAAGACACCCCTAAACTTTGAGCTGTGCTTTGTAATCTCATCGTTTGCCTACAGTAGGGCTTCCCAGTCAGGCCAGGCTGCGGACAGTGCTGTCTAAGCTAGAGCCCAGGCAGATCTAGGGAAGCTAAACAGGGAAGGACATCAGATCACACACCAACACACAGGCAGCAGACACCCCTGACGCTCTGGCACCCTCGAAGTCCTTTCTAATGCGCTCACAATAACTTCTGCTATACGAGACCAGTGGACAAAATTCCACACATTGACAAAACaaagcagtataaaaataattctgaaaagcaaCATGCAGTTCTCCTACACCTGCTCCACTGCAGAAATGTCTATGGTTTGAATTCACCCTTgctagaacaaaaacaattttatCTTTGACTCAGTTTGATTTTTGGATAAGTGTTTAAAATTGGTATAAGTTATTATACTTGCACAGTAGCCACTTGCTCAGGAAACTAGTATTCAGTAGTAGTTATTGTCTAACAGCTAATTACTCAACCACCGAGTCACTAGCTTTACATGCACTGCTTTGACTCTGCCGAGATACCTTCAAAAGCAGTGTTACCTCATTGCCAGGGCTCTGTAGTAAGGGCTTTACTCAGATGTAAATTCAAGCAAAGACAGCCCTACAGAGACACCCTACAAAGCATATCAGCTTTACACATCCAAGTGTCCCAGCTGTATGAGTACAAAGAGATACTTGCAAGTGAGCACACAGATGTGTATAATCAGCTATAACACTTTTCTcagttatatataatatatagatatatatattacAATCAGTTATAATCTAAatgaatattctatgattctatgatgtagTACAGTTAACCTTTCCCCCACCATAACCTTCAtaatgcagatatttttttcccgAAAATATAGCCAAGACTAGAGGGTAAATTCTTCatcccgcccccccaaaaaaaatcaccatatcatatccagacaaaaaaaattgtttgtaaaCCATAACTTTCAAGAGCAAAATGGAGGTCTCCTTTAGAGATGAAAATTTTAACGTACCTAACTGCTTAAGCCAAAGGACCTTAAAGAACTGACATATTTACTGTGAAGCATGCTTTTAAAGTACAGACACCATGAGAAGCTCTGAATAAAGAGAGCATCACAAAGTACAGATTATTTCTTTGTATTCTGCTGCTAGCAACTACATGGCAGATGTCCACACAAACAGAAGTATTAATTTTCAACATTCAATTTGTAGTTGAGAAGACTGATAAAACAAAACACTGGTTCTCCAACAAATAGAATTCACAAGTGTTCTAGGATAAGACTGCCTTACCTGGGTTGGAAACCACCAGGATGATGCAGTTGGGACTGTGCTTAACAATCTGAGGAATGATGTGTTTGAAGACATTCACGTTCCTCTGAACCAGGTTGAGACGACTCTCACCCTCTTGCTGACGAACTCCTGCAGTTACTACCACAATCCTGGAGTTGGCTGTGACAGCATAGTCTACAACACAGCATGGGGGAAGAGGTACAGAACATGTTAAATAGACTTATCACTAATTTCAATAGCATTGTGTTCATAGAGGCATTATAGGTAGCTTCCCCACCATGCATACACTCAAAGCCAAAAACCATGAGACATTAACCATTAAAACCATTAACCCCTTGTTACGGTGTTCTTCTGAAATCTCAGCCCTATTCATACACTTTAACTTTTCAATGCCAAGGCTTTAAGAGTTCTTTAAGATTACACAACTAATGCTCCACCCTTAAGAAAATTCACAGAATACCAGTATTAAACAAGAGACACTGAGGGTCACCTTTGCCTGCCACAATCTTGTGAGTGTGAAGGAACAGGCTGCCATGCTGTAGATCCATCATTTCTCCTTTTAGTTTGTCTTCCAAAACATCAACCAGAGCAAGCTCATCACAAAGATcctgaagaaaacagcaaaatttgaAGGAGACAATGAAGCAGTTAACTTGCATTTTAAAGTCTCCCCTGAGTTAAGCTATGTTACATTTTCAAGTGACATGTTACACATCTGAAAGCATCTCTTCTCCAAAGGAAACCAGTAGCACAGCACTGTCTTAGTGTCCTGATGTGTCTCACAGTAACAGAGTCAGAGGCTACTACAGCACAGGTTCACAAAACTCAGACTCTCTAAAAAAATAAGGTATTATTTGTGGGGAGTTTGAGTGCACAGCTAACCCTTTGCTAGTaaagcacttaagaaaaaaacttGCATCTTTCAGAGTCATAACAAACTTCCTAAATCTATCCAGCaaatatgcttattttaaatacttaaatactaACAGCACACCGCATAATTATCAAATTAATGTTCTCTGATAACATTCCTTCAACCAGTTCATTTCACAAGAAGTAGAATGGGAACAGACTTTCCTCAAGAGTAAAAATACTATCAAGAGAAAACAGAGTCTTCACCTAACTTTCTCTACTAGAGCTACTACATTATATTTACTTTGCAGAACAGATTTAGCCACATATGCTCATTGTCCAGCCAGGTTAAGTTGGGAGACGACGTCATATAGTCTCAGAACAGGAAAATAGGGAAATACAGAGGTGGAGGAAAAAGGCATTCTGCTGTAATGCAAAGTTTTACTGCCTTTTGACAGAAGTGTTTACTACCCTTGTAAATTCTACTATACTTAAGGCTTATCATTCAGTAAATCACACTGAGATTCAAGCTACTACTTCCTTCTATTTTCCTAGGTATCTACATCCCATTTGAAAAAAGTAAACACATATTTATGCTACTGAAAATGTATTACTACCAGCAAGCTTCTTTGTTTACTTTTATATAAGAAGCTAACACTCATTAGTTGTAGTTTATAATATTTCCATGTCAACTAAActaactacaactaaactacaactaaactacaactaaactacaactaaactacaactaaactacaactaaactacaactaaactacaactaaactacaactaaactacaactaaactacaactaaactacaactaaactacaactaaactacaactaaactacaactaaactacaactaaactacaactaaactacaactaaactacaactaaactacaactaaactacaactaaactacaactaaactacaactaaactacaactaaactacaactaaactacaactaaactacaactaaactacaactaaactacaactaaactacaactaaactacaactaaactacaactaaactacaactaaactacaactaaactacaactaaactacaactaaactacaactaaactacaactaaactacaactaaactacaactaaactacaactaaactacaactaaactacaactaaactacaactaaactacaactaaactacaactaaactacaactaaactacaactaaactacaactaaactacaactaaactacaactaaactacaacacAAGCAACAATATGCACTGttttttctgtgggaaaatgtatttaacagcaggcatatttcagtttttcatttcataCTCTAAAAGTCATGTTAAGAGTTTATtgcttttctgcattgtttcACAGCTGAATTCATCAACTGCTGAATAAAAACCCTAAGAGTCTGTATCCGCACTTGGTCTTTTCTGCAGGGTAAAGTTAAAGTCTcagttatttaaatattatgaaaaagtGTCCTTAACTGAAGTCACTGGTGTTAAGAAGTTAGCGTATTCAGAATTTGAAAGAAgactgtgtgcatgtgtgtgattATGGATCAATGTATACATAGGCAGTCTAATTATATGGGACTTTCTCACTCCAGACCTTGCAACCAATAGTCACCAGGGTCAGCAGGTTCAAGGAGCCGGTTCTCACTGAAATACAAGAGCACCTGGAAGAGCTCCAATGACTAGTTTCATGAATTTGCATCAGAGTTGCCTAGAGAGGAATTCGTCTCACTATTAGCACACACAGGAATGAAATCTACAGAATCACCAAATGCAGCTTTAAATATTCTCGCTGGAAGCAGCTGACTTGTGACTGTGGAGATGTTTCCATTTCTAAAACAGTATGGCAACATCAGTGACCTGTTTCTGAGAGGGAGCTAAAAATAACCAATGTGAAAGTTTTAGCGTCATTCaaatttatatattaaatacaCCAGTAAACTGAAATCAGTATTAACACACTGTTTAGTTTTATAAAAGCCGGAGACATCTAGAATTCAACCACATGTACATCTTAAAGTATTGGAAATTAAGTACAAAATTTTATGCCGTGGTTTAAAAAAGACATCTTGGGAGCCAACCATCATGCACAAATCAAAGCCACACCTAATTCAGTGACAAGAATCAGACAGTTTTGTTATGAAAGTGTTTTACTGCAGCTTATACTTGTGAAACAATAAAAGAGAGCAGAAGCCTGGTTGAAATAAACTCCATCATGCCATAATCCAAacttgaaaaatttaaaatcagtttttactCTGGGTTTGGTGCATACAACTCATTAATAGTAAAACTTTGTGCCTAGATTTCTGAAGGCACAATTTGATCCTGCTTAGAGCAGCAGACGAATGCTGGATTGTAGTGAAGCGTATGGTAGCTTCACCTGGCTCCCTCACTGCCAACCTTACAGGTTACAGTACTCCTTCAAGAACAAATGAGTTCAGACAGAGGCAAACATTcgcttaaaaaaatataaatacccACAATGAATTGTCATTGGTTTTCCATTGAATTTCTTCTTTAGTTCTatagttttaaaaactgttaccTTCACATCAGTACTTAGTTTCACTGTGGCCCTTTCTTACTGTCTGACAGTTTTTTCCTTGCCTCATGAATATCAGCAAGTCAAAACCCTTAAGAAATGTGTAATATTTAAAACCCCAGTACTCTAAGATACGCATCCTCAAGGTACCAGGTAGAGAAGGGATCATCTTCAAATAAGTTACAGCTAGTTTAGTAGtaaatgcaagatttttttatCTCACTGCAAGCTACTTGATTTAAGATCTGCCCCTGCAAGTGGCTAGGGCATATCTGTTTgcaccttcttttaaaaaaaaaaataaaaaatctgcagcTCCCATTTGTCTTTTCAAAAACAGCATGAGAGGAATCAAGTTTAAGTCATTCACAATATTCTctaaaaacaaagcacaaagtaCAAGAGATCCTTATTGTATAATAAGCCTTTGCTTTGCTCAAAACTACAAAATGAGATTTgccaaaaaaatcctgaaaccaCTAACAGGAAAAGTCAGAATAACCTCTAAGTCCAGCCCTCTATTTTTAAACTAGCTAAAACCCCTCTGGAAAAACAAAGCCTTACAACCAAGCAATAAGAGCTTAAGAACAATAAAGCCCATGGAAGGGAACTGCAGTATTTTCAGTTACTACAGCACATATGCATTAAAAGAGTAAAAATCAAACATGCATAGTTCTGATTCCTATCCCATATTTCACATGGATTCCTGCTCTGTTTGCATTCTTTGCCCAGCAGAGCTCTCCCACCAAGTGAACTCTAGCTTTGTTGtggaagaataagaaaattaaaaaaagaaagaaaagtctggCAGGGGCTTCACTACATTTTCCCAGCAGCCGGCAAAATAACTCTGCCGAACGACTGATTTATTGCTAAGCACAGATGGAAAGGTGATGGCACAAAGAGAAACTGAATGGGGAGGTCAACCTTGCATGACCAGTGTAGGTCACTGCTTGCTTACACCAACTGCAAGCGATTCATTCCTGTACTAACCTACCCAGTCTCCCACCACCTGCTAAGACAAACAGGCGGCGCTGAGACATAACCGCAGCGGGAACTCGAGCAGCACGTTGTCCTTGAGCTGTACCTTTGTGAGGATGCTGATGGCACAGGCCATGCCAACCTGTCCAACCCCCACAACGGTTATCTTGTTGTTGGGGACGGTGGCTGCCGCGGCGATGGGGGTGATCAGCTTCTCCTTCAGCGTTGCCATGGTGTTCTGCAAG
Encoded here:
- the LDHB gene encoding L-lactate dehydrogenase B chain, with product MATLKEKLITPIAAAATVPNNKITVVGVGQVGMACAISILTKDLCDELALVDVLEDKLKGEMMDLQHGSLFLHTHKIVAGKDYAVTANSRIVVVTAGVRQQEGESRLNLVQRNVNVFKHIIPQIVKHSPNCIILVVSNPVDILTYVTWKLSGLPKHRVIGSGCNLDTARFRYLMSERLGIHPASCHGWILGEHGDSSVAVWSGVNVAGVSLQELNPAMGTDKDGENWKEVHKQVVESAYEVIKLKGYTNWAIGLSVADLCETMLKNLCRVHSVSTLVKGMYGVENDVFLSLPAVLNSSGLTSVINQKLKDDEVAQLKKSADTLWNIQKDLKDL